The Arachis hypogaea cultivar Tifrunner chromosome 14, arahy.Tifrunner.gnm2.J5K5, whole genome shotgun sequence genome has a segment encoding these proteins:
- the LOC112744230 gene encoding uncharacterized protein isoform X2, translated as MNLSGQIHPSFCNLSYLEKVDFSHNNFTCPLPVCFGNLLGLRAVDLSHNRFHGGVPDSFVRLKQLTELVLSGNPDLGGPIPGWIGNFSAYLERLQLGFCSFSGMIPDSLVYLKSLNYLDLENNLLSGNLVDFHQPLVLLNLASNRFSGTLPCFSAAIKSLTVLNLSNNSIVGGIPACIASLEVLSHLNLSGNHLKYRISPRLVFSEKLLVLDLSNNGLSGPIPGKIAETTEKQGLVLLDLSHNQFSGEIPLKITELKSLQALFLSHNLLSGEIPARIGNLTYLEVIDLSHNSLSGTIPLNIVGCFQLLALILNNNNLSGVIQPEFDALDSLKILDISNNRFSGDIPLTLAGCKSLEIVDFSSNDLSGSLNDAITKWTNLRYLSLAQNKFSGTLPSWLFTFQAIEMMDFSRNKFSGFIPDVNVKGSSLFNNRDLTVKEPTGATRNVQLRVSVIVSDNNQSSFTYNLSSMVGIDLSNNLLHGEIPRGLFGLAGLQYLNLSSNFLDGQLPGLQKMQSLKALDLSHNSLSGHIPGNISSLQALDTLNLSYNCFSGSVPQKQGYGRFPGAFAGNPDLCLESSGGRCEDGRVSSEQGSFFGEDRMDGPISVGIFFISAFISFDVGVVVLFCSTGARNYILRTKV; from the coding sequence ATGAACTTGTCAGGCCAAATCCACCCGAGTTTTTGTAACCTTTCATACCTTGAAAAGGTGGATTTTTCACACAATAACTTCACATGCCCTCTACCTGTATGTTTTGGGAACTTGCTTGGTCTTCGAGCCGTTGATCTCAGTCACAACCGGTTCCATGGTGGGGTGCCAGATTCCTTCGTGAGGCTTAAGCAACTTACTGAGCTTGTTCTGAGTGGGAACCCTGATTTGGGAGGGCCAATTCCTGGTTGGATTGGTAATTTCTCTGCTTATTTGGAGAGATTGCAGCTTGGTTTCTGCTCATTCAGTGGGATGATACCTGATAGCTTGGTTTACTTGAAGTCCCTTAATTATTTGGACCTTGAGAATAATTTGCTCTCTGGAAATCTGGTTGATTTTCACCAGCCACTGGTTTTGCTTAATCTGGCTTCGAATCGGTTTTCGGGTACTTTGCCTTGCTTTTCGGCTGCGATTAAGTCTCTAACTGTATTGAATCTGTCAAACAATTCAATTGTGGGGGGAATACCTGCCTGTATTGCATCACTTGAAGTTTTGAGTCATCTGAACCTATCAGGGAACCACTTGAAGTATAGAATATCTCCAAGACTAGTGTTCTCAGAGAAGCTCCTGGTTTTGGACTTGAGTAATAATGGTCTGAGTGGTCCAATTCCAGGTAAAATTGCGGAGACGACAGAAAAACAGGGCCTGGTTCTTCTTGACCTTTCACACAATCAATTCTCTGGTGAAATTCCTTTGAAAATTACAGAATTGAAAAGCTTGCAGGCTTTGTTCTTATCTCACAACCTTCTGTCCGGAGAAATTCCTGCTAGGATTGGAAATTTGACTTACCTCGAAGTCATTGATCTCTCACACAACTCACTATCTGGCACTATTCCGCTGAATATTGTTGGGTGCTTTCAGCTGCTTGCCCTCATACTTAATAATAACAATCTTTCTGGCGTGATTCAACCGGAGTTCGATGCACTGGATAGCTTGAAGATACTGGACATAAGCAATAACAGGTTCTCAGGGGACATTCCACTCACTTTGGCTGGATGTAAATCTCTAGAGATTGTTGATTTTAGTTCTAATGATCTTTCTGGATCCTTGAATGATGCAATAACCAAATGGACAAACCTCAGGTATCTGTCTCTAGCTCAGAACAAATTCAGTGGAACTTTGCCTAGTTGGTTGTTCACATTTCAAGCAATAGAAATGATGGATTTCTCACGCAACAAGTTCTCTGGGTTCATACCTGATGTTAATGTTAAGGGTAGTTCATTGTTTAACAACAGAGACTTAACTGTTAAAGAGCCAACAGGTGCAACAAGAAATGTTCAGCTGAGAGTATCCGTGATTGTTTCCGATAACAATCAATCCAGTTTCACTTATAATCTTTCCTCAATGGTTGGAATTGATCTATCGAACAACTTGCTACATGGGGAGATTCCAAGAGGCTTATTTGGCCTAGCTGGCCTACAATATCTAAATTTATCATCCAACTTTCTTGATGGGCAGCTTCCGGGTTTGCAGAAAATGCAGAGCTTGAAAGCATTAGATCTGTCTCATAATTCGTTGTCGGGGCATATCCCAGGAAACATTTCTAGCCTTCAAGCTCTGGACACCTTGAATCTGTCTTACAACTGTTTCTCAGGATCTGTTCCCCAGAAGCAAGGGTATGGGAGATTTCCCGGAGCATTTGCTGGAAATCCAGACTTATGCTTGGAATCTTCTGGTGGCAGATGCGAGGATGGAAGGGTTTCATCAGAGCAAGGCAGTTTTTTCGGGGAAGATAGAATGGATGGACCAATTTCTGTTGGAATTTTCTTTATTAGCGCCTTTATTAGTTTCGATGTTGGTGTCGTCGTTTTGTTTTGTTCTACTGGAGCAAGAAACTACATTCTCCGGACAAAAGTTTGA
- the LOC112744229 gene encoding protein TRIGALACTOSYLDIACYLGLYCEROL 3, chloroplastic, with protein sequence MVSLSTNPFFSLTTQNAASRSSSSLYSRFAASTKFNSFHANNKDHRKVVCACVAPPTNFKSEDSSALRFNGSSKSEQLSTLREQDGDSDVLIECRDVYKSFGEKKILNGVSFKIRHGEAVGIIGPSGTGKSTVLKIIAGLLIPDKGEVYIRGRKRVGLVSDDELHGLRIGLVFQSAALFDSLTVRENVGFLLYEHSSMPEDQISEVVKETLAAVGLKGVENRLPSELSGGMKKRVALARSIIYDNSKDSIEPEVLLYDEPTAGLDPIASTVVEDLIRSVHIKGQDARGKPGNIASYVVVTHQHSTIKRAIDRLVFLHKGKIVWEGMTHEFTTSTNPIVQQFASGSLEGPIKY encoded by the exons ATGGTTTCTTTGTCAACGAACCCCTTCTTTTCTCTAACCACCCAAAACGCTGcgtctcgttcttcttcttctttgtattCGAGATTCGCGGCTTCAACCAAGTTCAATTCTTTCCACGCAAATAATAAAGATCATAGAAAGGTTGTTTGTGCTTGCGTCGCTCCTCCAACGAACTTCAAGAGCGAAGACTCTTCCGCGCTCAGATTCAAT GGTTCATCGAAATCGGAGCAATTGAGCACACTTCGGGAACAAGATGGTGACTCTGATGTTCTTATTGAGTGTAGAGACGTCTACAAGTCATTTGGGGAAAAGAAAATCCTCAATGGTGTTAGCTTCAAG ATTAGACATGGGGAAGCAGTTGGAATAATTGGTCCTTCTGGGACTGGAAAATCCACAGTTTTAAAGATTATTGCAGGATTACTTATTCCAGATAAG GGTGAAGTTTATATTCGAGGTAGAAAGAGAGTTGGTCTGGTAAGCGATGATGAGCTACATGGTCTTCGCATTGGATTA GTGTTCCAAAGTGCAGCACTTTTTGATTCTTTGACTGTCCGTGAAAATGTTGGTTTTCTCTT GTATGAACACTCAAGCATGCCTGAGGACCAGATATCAGAGGTTGTCAAGGAAACCTTGGCTGCTGTTGGATTGAAG GGAGTTGAGAATCGGTTGCCTTCTGAGTTATCAGGTGGAATGAAAAAACGAGTTGCTTTAGCTCGATCTATTATTTATGACAATTCAAAGGATTCAATTGAGCCTGAG GTTCTCTTATATGATGAACCAACTGCTGGACTAGATCCCATTGCATCAACTGTTGTTGAGGATCTAATTCGTTCAGTGCACATAAAAGGACAAGATGCACGTGGGAAACCCGGGAACATTGCATCATATGTGGTCGTCACTCACCAACATAGTACCATTAAAAGAGCCATTGACAG GTTGGTGTTTCTACACAAGGGAAAGATTGTTTGGGAAGGAATGACTCATGAATTTACAACATCAACAAATCCAATTGTTCAACAG TTTGCATCTGGGAGCCTGGAGGGTCCTATCAAATACTAG
- the LOC140178749 gene encoding uncharacterized protein: MKKDLKVMAVRNQVPISAADNTITFLPEDCQHGTSAEDAPFVISARIGTGLVRRILVDTGADSNILFRGAFDKLGLRNDNLQTHRHGVTGLGDNLLKPDGSITLPITIGTSSQKKTILSEFVVLKDSTAYNVILGRKTINDFSVVIFTKYLLMKFRTDKV, translated from the coding sequence ATGAAGAAAGACCTCAAGGTAATGGCTGTAAGGAACCAAGTCCCAATCTCCGCGGCCGACAATACGATAACGTTCTTACCAGAGGACTGCCAACACGGCACCTCAGCCGAGGATGCCCCTTTCGTCATCTCAGCTAGAATCGGAACAGGACTCGTACGAAGGATACTGGTAGACACCGGGGCAGACTCAAACATCCTTTTTCGAGgagccttcgataaactcggactccgcaacgacaacctccaaacacaccgcCACGGCGTCACGGGACTCGGAGACAACCTCCTCAAACCAGATGGCTCAATCACACTTCCCATCACCATAGGAACGAGCAGCCAGAAGAAGACAATCCTATCTGAATTCGtagtcctaaaagactccacagCCTATAACGTGATCCTCGGAAGGAAAACAATCAACGACTTCTCCGTAGTtatctttaccaaatacctccttATGAAATTCAGAACCGATAAAGTATAG
- the LOC112744230 gene encoding receptor-like protein CLAVATA2 isoform X1 produces MGHTWGYAISSFFSFTPHHCFLHPLTLLCMIFLLCSTTCHSIDIHPQDKVSLLCFKSWIQDPDQVLSNWGSSNNNCTNWNGITCDNTGHVLLVNLTSMNLSGQIHPSFCNLSYLEKVDFSHNNFTCPLPVCFGNLLGLRAVDLSHNRFHGGVPDSFVRLKQLTELVLSGNPDLGGPIPGWIGNFSAYLERLQLGFCSFSGMIPDSLVYLKSLNYLDLENNLLSGNLVDFHQPLVLLNLASNRFSGTLPCFSAAIKSLTVLNLSNNSIVGGIPACIASLEVLSHLNLSGNHLKYRISPRLVFSEKLLVLDLSNNGLSGPIPGKIAETTEKQGLVLLDLSHNQFSGEIPLKITELKSLQALFLSHNLLSGEIPARIGNLTYLEVIDLSHNSLSGTIPLNIVGCFQLLALILNNNNLSGVIQPEFDALDSLKILDISNNRFSGDIPLTLAGCKSLEIVDFSSNDLSGSLNDAITKWTNLRYLSLAQNKFSGTLPSWLFTFQAIEMMDFSRNKFSGFIPDVNVKGSSLFNNRDLTVKEPTGATRNVQLRVSVIVSDNNQSSFTYNLSSMVGIDLSNNLLHGEIPRGLFGLAGLQYLNLSSNFLDGQLPGLQKMQSLKALDLSHNSLSGHIPGNISSLQALDTLNLSYNCFSGSVPQKQGYGRFPGAFAGNPDLCLESSGGRCEDGRVSSEQGSFFGEDRMDGPISVGIFFISAFISFDVGVVVLFCSTGARNYILRTKV; encoded by the coding sequence ATGGGACACACATGGGGTTATGCTATTTCCTCCTTTTTTTCCTTCACACCCCACCATTGTTTTTTGCATCCACTCACACTCTTGTGTATGATTTTTCTTCTGTGTTCAACCACTTGTCACTCAATTGATATTCACCCACAAGACAAAGTTTCACTTTTGTGCTTCAAGTCATGGATTCAAGACCCTGACCAGGTTTTGTCCAATTGGGGTAGCTCCAACAATAACTGCACTAATTGGAATGGAATCACCTGTGACAACACTGGCCATGTTCTTTTGGTTAACCTCACAAGTATGAACTTGTCAGGCCAAATCCACCCGAGTTTTTGTAACCTTTCATACCTTGAAAAGGTGGATTTTTCACACAATAACTTCACATGCCCTCTACCTGTATGTTTTGGGAACTTGCTTGGTCTTCGAGCCGTTGATCTCAGTCACAACCGGTTCCATGGTGGGGTGCCAGATTCCTTCGTGAGGCTTAAGCAACTTACTGAGCTTGTTCTGAGTGGGAACCCTGATTTGGGAGGGCCAATTCCTGGTTGGATTGGTAATTTCTCTGCTTATTTGGAGAGATTGCAGCTTGGTTTCTGCTCATTCAGTGGGATGATACCTGATAGCTTGGTTTACTTGAAGTCCCTTAATTATTTGGACCTTGAGAATAATTTGCTCTCTGGAAATCTGGTTGATTTTCACCAGCCACTGGTTTTGCTTAATCTGGCTTCGAATCGGTTTTCGGGTACTTTGCCTTGCTTTTCGGCTGCGATTAAGTCTCTAACTGTATTGAATCTGTCAAACAATTCAATTGTGGGGGGAATACCTGCCTGTATTGCATCACTTGAAGTTTTGAGTCATCTGAACCTATCAGGGAACCACTTGAAGTATAGAATATCTCCAAGACTAGTGTTCTCAGAGAAGCTCCTGGTTTTGGACTTGAGTAATAATGGTCTGAGTGGTCCAATTCCAGGTAAAATTGCGGAGACGACAGAAAAACAGGGCCTGGTTCTTCTTGACCTTTCACACAATCAATTCTCTGGTGAAATTCCTTTGAAAATTACAGAATTGAAAAGCTTGCAGGCTTTGTTCTTATCTCACAACCTTCTGTCCGGAGAAATTCCTGCTAGGATTGGAAATTTGACTTACCTCGAAGTCATTGATCTCTCACACAACTCACTATCTGGCACTATTCCGCTGAATATTGTTGGGTGCTTTCAGCTGCTTGCCCTCATACTTAATAATAACAATCTTTCTGGCGTGATTCAACCGGAGTTCGATGCACTGGATAGCTTGAAGATACTGGACATAAGCAATAACAGGTTCTCAGGGGACATTCCACTCACTTTGGCTGGATGTAAATCTCTAGAGATTGTTGATTTTAGTTCTAATGATCTTTCTGGATCCTTGAATGATGCAATAACCAAATGGACAAACCTCAGGTATCTGTCTCTAGCTCAGAACAAATTCAGTGGAACTTTGCCTAGTTGGTTGTTCACATTTCAAGCAATAGAAATGATGGATTTCTCACGCAACAAGTTCTCTGGGTTCATACCTGATGTTAATGTTAAGGGTAGTTCATTGTTTAACAACAGAGACTTAACTGTTAAAGAGCCAACAGGTGCAACAAGAAATGTTCAGCTGAGAGTATCCGTGATTGTTTCCGATAACAATCAATCCAGTTTCACTTATAATCTTTCCTCAATGGTTGGAATTGATCTATCGAACAACTTGCTACATGGGGAGATTCCAAGAGGCTTATTTGGCCTAGCTGGCCTACAATATCTAAATTTATCATCCAACTTTCTTGATGGGCAGCTTCCGGGTTTGCAGAAAATGCAGAGCTTGAAAGCATTAGATCTGTCTCATAATTCGTTGTCGGGGCATATCCCAGGAAACATTTCTAGCCTTCAAGCTCTGGACACCTTGAATCTGTCTTACAACTGTTTCTCAGGATCTGTTCCCCAGAAGCAAGGGTATGGGAGATTTCCCGGAGCATTTGCTGGAAATCCAGACTTATGCTTGGAATCTTCTGGTGGCAGATGCGAGGATGGAAGGGTTTCATCAGAGCAAGGCAGTTTTTTCGGGGAAGATAGAATGGATGGACCAATTTCTGTTGGAATTTTCTTTATTAGCGCCTTTATTAGTTTCGATGTTGGTGTCGTCGTTTTGTTTTGTTCTACTGGAGCAAGAAACTACATTCTCCGGACAAAAGTTTGA